One part of the Paraburkholderia flagellata genome encodes these proteins:
- the argA gene encoding amino-acid N-acetyltransferase: protein MNSQTDLVPATASAPASAAAADTDSQIMAQHAQFVDWMRSVAPYIHAFQGKTFVVGFGGEVVHQNLLNALVADIALLQAMGIQIVLVHGSRPQVEEQMSLHGVESEFSHGMRITNARALESAKEAAGEVRLDIEAAISQGLPNTPMAHAHISVVSGNFVTARPVGILDGVDFQHTGVVRKIDADSIRHSLASRKLVLLSPLGFSPTGEAFNLSMEDVASAAAIALRADKIIFLTETQGLIDEEGELIREMSLDDAYKLQESGTVLGDAGFYLKHSIRACRGGVGRAHIIPYVLDGGLLLELFLHDGVGTMISYENLESLREATPDDVGGILTLIEPLETDGTLVRRGRHQIERDIDHFSVIEHDGVLFGCAALYAYSQERIGEMACLTVSPEAQGSGDGERLLRRIEQRARARGLTRIFVLTTRTEHWFLKRGFVKATVDDLPEDRRRLYNWQRKSLVLMKQL, encoded by the coding sequence ATGAATTCCCAAACCGACCTCGTCCCCGCCACCGCCAGCGCGCCGGCCTCCGCCGCCGCTGCGGATACCGACTCGCAGATCATGGCGCAGCACGCGCAATTCGTGGACTGGATGCGATCGGTCGCACCCTACATCCACGCGTTCCAGGGCAAGACATTCGTCGTCGGGTTCGGCGGCGAGGTCGTGCACCAGAATCTGCTCAACGCGCTCGTTGCCGACATCGCGCTCTTGCAGGCCATGGGCATCCAGATCGTGCTCGTGCACGGTTCGCGCCCGCAGGTTGAAGAGCAGATGAGCCTGCACGGCGTCGAGTCCGAGTTCTCGCACGGCATGCGCATCACCAATGCCCGCGCGCTCGAATCCGCGAAGGAAGCGGCTGGCGAAGTGCGTCTCGACATCGAGGCCGCGATCAGCCAGGGTCTGCCGAACACGCCCATGGCGCACGCACACATCAGCGTGGTCTCGGGCAACTTCGTGACGGCGCGTCCGGTCGGCATTCTCGACGGCGTGGACTTCCAGCACACGGGCGTCGTGCGCAAGATCGACGCCGATTCGATCCGCCATTCGCTCGCGAGCCGCAAGCTCGTGCTGCTCTCGCCGCTCGGTTTTTCGCCCACGGGCGAGGCGTTCAATCTGTCGATGGAAGACGTCGCCTCGGCGGCGGCCATCGCTCTGCGCGCCGACAAGATCATTTTCCTCACGGAAACGCAGGGCCTGATCGACGAGGAAGGCGAACTGATCCGCGAAATGTCGCTCGACGACGCCTACAAATTGCAGGAAAGCGGCACCGTGCTCGGCGACGCGGGCTTCTATCTGAAGCACTCCATTCGCGCCTGCCGCGGCGGCGTGGGCCGCGCGCACATCATTCCCTACGTGCTCGATGGCGGCCTGCTGCTCGAACTGTTTCTGCACGATGGCGTGGGCACCATGATCTCGTACGAGAACCTGGAAAGCCTGCGCGAAGCGACGCCCGACGACGTCGGCGGCATTCTCACGCTGATCGAGCCGCTCGAAACCGACGGCACGCTCGTGCGGCGCGGGCGCCACCAGATCGAGCGCGACATCGACCATTTCTCGGTGATCGAGCACGACGGCGTACTCTTTGGCTGCGCGGCGCTTTACGCGTATTCGCAGGAGCGCATCGGCGAGATGGCGTGCCTCACGGTCTCGCCCGAAGCGCAGGGCTCGGGCGACGGAGAGCGACTCTTGCGCCGCATCGAGCAGCGCGCGCGGGCGCGCGGCCTCACGCGCATTTTCGTGCTCACCACGCGCACCGAACATTGGTTCCTGAAGCGCGGCTTCGTCAAGGCAACGGTGGACGACCTGCCCGAAGACCGCCGCCGCCTCTATAACTGGCAGCGCAAATCGCTCGTGCTGATGAAACAGCTCTGA
- the hrpA gene encoding ATP-dependent RNA helicase HrpA, which translates to MSNVPKRPASAQGSNTPAGTETAQDGAKAKSASQKYGGGEKLASSDKLAALMGGGALGGARVQDKRAEQPAPTQPARPKDTQGGRGETRKPEQPRETRSASQPAATQPTRGEANRARQGEARTPRDESRKPDARRDARGQTQRAPSAASDNSSRKPPRNPPPQQKSAQHQPQRAPRPEAARERDQAAEQRAARAGNETAEANDRKPRSERPARAPRANVEPNKVPPITFPEALPVSGRRDEIARAIAQNQVVIVSGETGSGKTTQLPKIALALGRGLGAGGTGLIGHTQPRRIAASATARRIADELNTPFGEVVGYKVRFTDNLSPGASVKLMTDGILLAETQTDPLLKAYDTIIIDEAHERSLNIDFLLGYLKEILPRRPDLKLIVTSATIDADRFARHFGSDEKPAPVIEVSGRLYPVEVRYRPVQEDSPAVKNAQGTTGREKTAKSQRDTDRDLMEAIVDAVDELCREGSGDVLVFLPGEREIRDAAEALRKHHPPHTEILPLFARLSAQEQERVFKPSNARRIVLATNVAETSLTVPGIRYVVDTGLARVKRYSYRNKVEQLQIESIAQAAANQRAGRCGRVADGICIRLYEESDFIARPRFSDPEILRSSLAAVILRMKSLHLTAIETFPFIEPPPGRAIADGYQLLNELGAVDDDNALTPLGRELARLPLDPRVGRMILGARDEQALREVLIIASALSVQDPRDRPIEAQEQADQAHRRFADERSEFLQWLKIWAWFEEAVAHKKSNRQLLDSCRANFLSHLRLREWRDVHSQLLTVVREHGWRINEADATYEQIHHALLTGLLGNIGLKADDEPHYLGARSIKFHLWPGSALVKKAGRWVVAAELVETSRLYARCIAKIEPEWLEKVGAHLLKKSLSEPHWEKRAAQVSAFERGVLYGLPVYQRRRVAFGKQDPARARELFIRGALVEGEFDTKLAFFAHNRKLLADIEQLEHKSRRQDVLVDDELIYGFYDQAIPEGIYSGASFERWYRDEVRKGGQPEDKLRLLYLSRDDLMRHEAAGVTTDLFPKRMTMSGVAMALTYHFEPGSPRDGVTLAVPLYALNQVDARRCEWLVPGMLKEKAHLLLKSLPQKLRRHCVPLPEYAAGFAERVGGERFGAGGLLEALIADVREQKQVALKSADFKLETLPAHLFMNFKVIDEHGRQLAMGRNLAQLRAELGAQAQQQFQKLASATALAALETRAQGGDAAQSDQAERGASGNAPQRTNAPHTSAPGDATPATALYENLTTWNFGKLPELLEIRRGGQTLFGYPALVDRGTHCDVEVFDSPEEAARIHRAGLRRLFALQLREPIRYLEKNLPGLREMAMQFMARATQEELRDQLVELALDRACLLDPLPDDDASFHARKDEGRGRLTLLAQEIARLVGQILAEYASLAKKLVQAKAFGAPAADMQAQVDALISKRFILDTPYAQLVHFPRYLKGVALRIDKLRADPARDARQAGEFQPLAQQYQRALSQRGGVFDPRLSEFRWLLEELRISLFAQELRTPMPVSVKRLYKVWESMQR; encoded by the coding sequence ATGTCGAATGTACCCAAAAGACCTGCCTCGGCGCAGGGCAGCAACACCCCGGCCGGGACGGAAACGGCGCAGGACGGCGCGAAAGCGAAAAGCGCGTCGCAGAAGTACGGCGGCGGGGAAAAGCTCGCGTCGTCGGACAAGCTTGCCGCGCTCATGGGCGGCGGCGCGCTGGGCGGCGCGCGCGTGCAGGATAAGCGGGCGGAGCAGCCAGCGCCGACTCAGCCTGCCAGGCCGAAGGACACGCAAGGCGGCCGTGGCGAAACACGCAAGCCTGAGCAACCTCGCGAAACGCGAAGTGCTTCCCAGCCGGCGGCGACGCAGCCGACGCGAGGCGAGGCAAATCGCGCGCGGCAAGGCGAGGCGCGCACGCCGCGCGACGAGTCGCGCAAGCCAGACGCGCGGCGCGACGCGCGCGGGCAGACGCAACGCGCGCCGAGTGCCGCTTCGGATAATTCGTCGCGCAAGCCGCCGCGCAATCCCCCGCCGCAGCAAAAATCGGCTCAGCATCAACCGCAACGCGCGCCACGGCCGGAAGCTGCGCGCGAACGCGACCAGGCCGCGGAGCAACGCGCCGCGCGCGCTGGCAACGAAACGGCCGAAGCGAACGATCGCAAGCCGCGCAGCGAACGCCCGGCGCGTGCTCCGCGCGCGAACGTCGAGCCGAACAAGGTCCCACCCATCACGTTCCCCGAAGCGCTGCCGGTTTCCGGCCGCCGCGACGAAATCGCGCGTGCGATTGCGCAGAATCAGGTCGTGATCGTGAGCGGCGAAACGGGCTCGGGCAAGACCACGCAGTTGCCGAAAATCGCGCTCGCGCTGGGCCGCGGCCTGGGCGCAGGTGGCACGGGCCTGATCGGCCATACGCAGCCGCGTCGGATCGCGGCTTCGGCCACGGCACGCCGCATCGCCGACGAACTCAATACGCCGTTTGGCGAAGTGGTCGGCTACAAGGTGCGCTTCACCGACAACCTCTCGCCGGGCGCCTCGGTCAAGCTCATGACCGACGGCATTCTGCTCGCGGAGACGCAAACCGATCCGCTGCTCAAGGCCTACGACACGATCATCATCGACGAGGCACACGAGCGCAGTCTGAACATCGACTTCCTGCTCGGTTATCTGAAGGAGATCTTGCCGCGCCGGCCCGACCTCAAGTTGATCGTGACCTCGGCGACCATCGACGCGGATCGTTTCGCGCGCCACTTCGGCAGCGACGAAAAGCCCGCGCCGGTGATCGAGGTGAGCGGGCGGCTGTATCCCGTCGAGGTGCGCTACCGGCCGGTGCAGGAGGACAGCCCGGCGGTCAAGAATGCGCAGGGCACCACGGGCCGCGAAAAAACCGCGAAGTCGCAACGCGATACGGATCGCGACCTGATGGAGGCGATCGTCGACGCCGTCGACGAACTCTGCCGCGAAGGCTCCGGCGACGTGCTCGTGTTCCTGCCCGGCGAGCGCGAGATTCGCGATGCCGCGGAGGCGCTGAGGAAGCACCATCCGCCGCACACGGAGATCCTGCCGCTCTTCGCGCGCCTTTCCGCGCAGGAGCAGGAGCGCGTGTTCAAGCCTTCGAACGCACGCCGCATCGTGCTCGCGACCAACGTTGCCGAAACCTCGCTTACGGTGCCGGGCATCCGCTACGTGGTCGATACGGGCCTCGCGCGCGTGAAGCGTTATTCGTACCGCAACAAGGTCGAGCAACTGCAGATCGAATCGATTGCGCAGGCTGCCGCGAACCAGCGCGCGGGCCGATGCGGACGTGTCGCGGACGGCATCTGTATCCGGCTTTACGAAGAGTCGGACTTTATCGCGCGGCCGCGTTTCTCCGATCCGGAAATCCTGCGCTCCTCGCTCGCCGCTGTGATTCTGCGCATGAAGTCGCTGCATCTCACGGCGATCGAGACGTTCCCGTTCATCGAACCGCCGCCTGGCCGCGCGATCGCCGATGGCTATCAGTTGCTCAACGAACTGGGCGCAGTCGACGACGACAACGCGCTCACGCCGCTTGGCCGCGAACTCGCACGCCTGCCGCTCGACCCGCGCGTGGGCCGCATGATTCTCGGCGCACGCGACGAGCAGGCGCTGCGCGAAGTGCTCATCATCGCGAGCGCGCTTTCGGTGCAGGATCCGCGCGACCGGCCAATCGAGGCGCAAGAGCAGGCGGATCAGGCGCATCGCCGTTTTGCCGACGAGCGCTCCGAGTTCCTTCAGTGGCTCAAGATCTGGGCCTGGTTCGAAGAGGCCGTCGCGCACAAGAAGTCCAACCGGCAATTGCTGGATTCGTGCCGCGCGAATTTCCTTTCGCACTTGCGCTTGCGCGAATGGCGCGACGTGCATTCACAATTGCTGACTGTGGTGCGTGAACATGGCTGGCGCATCAACGAAGCCGACGCGACCTACGAGCAGATCCATCACGCGCTGCTCACGGGCCTGCTCGGCAACATCGGCCTGAAGGCCGACGACGAGCCGCATTATCTCGGTGCGCGCAGCATCAAGTTCCACTTGTGGCCGGGCTCGGCGCTCGTGAAGAAGGCGGGGCGCTGGGTGGTGGCGGCGGAACTCGTCGAAACGAGTCGCCTCTACGCGCGCTGCATCGCGAAGATCGAGCCCGAGTGGCTGGAAAAGGTGGGCGCGCATTTGCTGAAGAAATCGCTCTCCGAGCCGCATTGGGAAAAACGCGCGGCGCAGGTGAGCGCGTTCGAGCGCGGCGTGCTTTATGGCTTGCCGGTGTACCAGCGCCGGCGCGTGGCGTTCGGCAAGCAGGACCCGGCGCGTGCGCGCGAACTCTTCATTCGCGGCGCGCTGGTGGAAGGCGAATTCGACACGAAACTCGCGTTTTTCGCGCACAACCGCAAACTGCTTGCCGATATCGAGCAACTGGAGCACAAGTCGCGCCGCCAGGACGTGCTGGTCGACGACGAGCTGATCTATGGCTTCTACGATCAGGCGATTCCCGAGGGCATCTACTCGGGCGCGTCGTTCGAACGCTGGTATCGCGACGAGGTGAGAAAGGGCGGCCAGCCCGAGGACAAGCTGCGTCTGCTGTACCTCTCTCGCGACGATCTGATGCGTCACGAAGCGGCCGGCGTGACGACCGACCTGTTCCCGAAGCGCATGACGATGTCGGGCGTGGCGATGGCGCTCACGTATCACTTCGAGCCGGGCTCGCCGCGCGACGGCGTGACGCTCGCGGTGCCGCTCTACGCGCTCAACCAGGTCGACGCGCGCCGCTGCGAATGGCTCGTGCCGGGCATGCTCAAGGAGAAGGCGCACCTGCTCCTGAAGTCGCTGCCGCAGAAGCTGCGCCGTCATTGCGTGCCGTTGCCCGAGTATGCGGCTGGCTTTGCCGAGCGCGTGGGCGGCGAGCGATTCGGCGCAGGCGGGTTGCTTGAGGCGCTGATCGCCGACGTGCGCGAGCAGAAGCAGGTCGCCCTGAAGTCCGCCGACTTCAAGCTGGAAACGCTGCCCGCCCATCTCTTCATGAACTTCAAGGTGATCGACGAGCACGGTCGCCAGCTCGCGATGGGCCGCAACCTCGCGCAACTGCGCGCGGAACTCGGCGCGCAGGCGCAGCAGCAATTCCAGAAGCTCGCGAGCGCGACCGCGCTGGCTGCGCTGGAAACGCGCGCGCAGGGCGGTGATGCGGCCCAGAGCGATCAGGCCGAGCGCGGGGCAAGCGGCAATGCGCCGCAAAGGACCAACGCACCGCACACGAGCGCGCCGGGCGACGCAACGCCCGCCACCGCGCTCTACGAAAACCTCACGACGTGGAATTTCGGCAAGCTGCCGGAGCTGCTGGAAATCCGCCGGGGCGGACAGACGCTGTTCGGCTATCCGGCGCTCGTCGATCGCGGCACGCATTGCGATGTCGAAGTGTTCGATTCGCCGGAGGAGGCCGCGCGGATTCATCGCGCGGGGCTGCGTCGATTGTTCGCGCTGCAGTTGCGTGAGCCGATCCGCTACCTGGAGAAGAACCTGCCAGGTCTGCGCGAGATGGCAATGCAGTTCATGGCGCGCGCCACGCAGGAGGAACTGCGCGACCAACTGGTCGAACTCGCGCTCGACCGCGCCTGCCTGCTAGACCCGCTGCCCGACGATGACGCGAGTTTCCACGCGCGCAAGGACGAAGGCCGCGGACGTCTCACGCTGCTTGCGCAGGAAATCGCGCGGCTCGTGGGGCAGATCCTCGCCGAATATGCGTCGTTGGCAAAGAAGCTCGTGCAGGCCAAGGCGTTCGGTGCGCCCGCTGCAGACATGCAGGCGCAGGTCGACGCGCTCATCAGCAAGCGCTTCATTCTGGACACGCCCTATGCGCAGCTCGTGCATTTCCCGCGCTACTTGAAGGGCGTCGCGCTGCGTATCGACAAGCTGCGTGCCGATCCCGCACGCGACGCGCGCCAGGCAGGCGAATTTCAGCCGCTCGCGCAGCAGTATCAGCGCGCGCTCTCGCAGCGCGGCGGCGTGTTCGATCCTCGTCTCTCGGAGTTCCGCTGGCTGCTCGAAGAGCTGCGCATCTCGCTCTTCGCCCAGGAGTTGCGCACGCCGATGCCGGTTTCCGTGAAGCGTCTGTACAAGGTTTGGGAATCGATGCAGCGTTAG
- a CDS encoding YVTN family beta-propeller repeat protein, with protein MRKNTFRRAAFKVAAAALACAAAFATFASTAAHANNIIVLNSGEATLSLIDDKTHEVVGTVPTGKEPHHLFPTPDNTSLIVANSVSNNLLFVDPKTGKPQRWVENVEDPYQLGFSPDRKWFVTTGLRLDRLDIYNYAGGSNITLAKRLPLSAMPSHLAFTNDSRVVFVSLQVSGEIAAVDLPTQKVLWKMKVGPAPAGLWLTPGDKYLLVGMTGADYVAVLDWRNQKIVKTIQVGKAAHNFRSLADGRHVLVSSRVANVISIIDEETLEKTGEISGLMPGPDDMELTADKRYLWVTFRFAKHIGLIDMQTKKLIKTIAVGRSPHGIYFYDRAPVTAPNGA; from the coding sequence ATGCGTAAAAACACTTTTCGCCGCGCCGCCTTCAAGGTTGCCGCAGCCGCGCTTGCTTGCGCTGCCGCTTTTGCCACATTCGCCTCAACGGCCGCTCACGCGAACAACATCATCGTCCTGAATTCGGGCGAAGCCACGCTGAGCCTCATCGACGACAAGACGCACGAAGTCGTCGGCACGGTGCCCACGGGCAAGGAACCGCATCACCTCTTTCCCACGCCGGACAACACGTCGTTGATCGTCGCGAACTCGGTGTCGAACAACCTGCTGTTCGTCGATCCGAAAACCGGCAAGCCGCAGCGCTGGGTCGAAAACGTCGAAGATCCGTATCAGCTCGGCTTCTCGCCCGACCGCAAGTGGTTCGTCACCACGGGACTGCGCCTCGACCGTCTCGACATCTACAACTACGCGGGCGGCAGCAATATCACGCTCGCCAAACGCCTGCCGCTCTCGGCCATGCCGAGCCACCTGGCGTTCACCAATGACAGCCGCGTCGTGTTCGTTTCGCTGCAGGTGTCTGGCGAAATCGCGGCGGTCGATCTGCCCACGCAGAAAGTGCTCTGGAAAATGAAGGTCGGTCCCGCACCGGCCGGCCTGTGGCTCACGCCCGGCGACAAGTACCTGCTCGTCGGCATGACGGGCGCCGACTACGTGGCGGTACTGGACTGGCGCAACCAGAAAATCGTCAAGACGATCCAGGTGGGCAAGGCCGCGCACAACTTCCGCTCGCTCGCGGACGGACGTCACGTGCTGGTATCGAGCCGCGTGGCGAACGTCATTAGCATCATCGACGAGGAAACGCTCGAAAAGACCGGCGAGATCAGCGGCCTGATGCCCGGTCCCGACGACATGGAACTCACCGCCGACAAGCGCTACCTGTGGGTGACGTTCCGCTTCGCAAAGCACATCGGACTCATCGACATGCAGACGAAGAAGCTCATCAAGACCATTGCCGTGGGCCGCTCGCCGCATGGCATCTACTTCTACGATCGCGCGCCCGTTACGGCGCCGAACGGGGCTTAA
- a CDS encoding sterol desaturase family protein has translation MVASVLAVIAHAGQAVVSGADDLVSWLQTLLYVNAIQPMLFHVGMMDVDEDTYDALYWVIVGVLEVGLMYALLRPLEALVPAEKWRDRKGVGVDALYTWVTRLGILNLLFFFTMQPFFDRAQSALRLMGVKTVDLDNLWPGVTTQPLVAFAIYLVVLDFFSYWYHRLSHRYGIWWELHAVHHSQRKMSLWCDDRNHLLDVVGQSCMFAAVALVIGVPPAQFVVLVALTNFVQSVQHANIRVHFGWLGERLVVSPRFHRRHHAIGYGHEGTHYGCNFGVLFPWWDMMFGSASFNREIEPTGIRDQLEGARYGEGFWAQQGYAFSRIARRLRSGSRAAAAARAEARDDATVT, from the coding sequence ATGGTGGCGTCTGTGCTGGCGGTGATTGCGCACGCGGGGCAGGCCGTGGTCTCGGGTGCGGACGACCTCGTGTCGTGGCTCCAGACGCTCCTCTACGTCAATGCGATTCAGCCAATGCTCTTCCACGTCGGCATGATGGACGTGGACGAAGACACCTACGACGCGCTCTACTGGGTGATCGTGGGCGTGCTCGAAGTGGGCCTGATGTACGCGCTGCTGCGCCCGCTCGAAGCGCTCGTGCCTGCGGAGAAGTGGCGCGACCGCAAGGGCGTGGGTGTGGATGCGCTCTACACCTGGGTCACGCGCCTCGGCATTCTGAACCTGCTGTTCTTCTTCACGATGCAGCCATTCTTCGACCGCGCGCAGAGCGCGCTGCGGCTCATGGGCGTGAAGACGGTGGACCTCGACAACCTCTGGCCGGGCGTGACCACGCAGCCGCTCGTCGCGTTCGCGATCTACCTCGTGGTGCTCGACTTCTTCAGCTACTGGTACCACCGGCTTTCGCATCGCTACGGCATCTGGTGGGAACTGCACGCCGTGCATCACAGCCAGCGCAAGATGTCGCTCTGGTGCGATGACCGTAACCATCTGCTCGACGTGGTCGGGCAATCGTGCATGTTCGCCGCCGTGGCGCTCGTGATCGGCGTGCCGCCCGCGCAATTCGTGGTGCTCGTTGCGCTCACGAACTTCGTCCAGAGCGTGCAGCATGCCAATATCCGCGTGCATTTCGGCTGGCTCGGCGAGCGGCTGGTCGTGAGCCCGCGCTTTCACCGCCGCCATCACGCCATTGGCTACGGCCACGAAGGCACCCACTACGGCTGCAACTTCGGCGTGCTGTTTCCCTGGTGGGACATGATGTTCGGCAGCGCGTCGTTCAATCGCGAGATCGAGCCCACGGGTATTCGCGACCAGCTCGAAGGCGCGCGCTATGGCGAAGGCTTCTGGGCGCAGCAGGGTTATGCGTTCTCCCGCATCGCGCGGCGCCTGCGTTCGGGCTCCCGCGCGGCCGCTGCCGCGCGGGCCGAGGCACGCGACGACGCCACCGTGACCTGA
- a CDS encoding EI24 domain-containing protein translates to MNDLLRSFGRALASVFHPAMLLLTFVPFLVAAAVWGAVLYVFWQPLLDLMRGALANWSSTAYLYHLFDALGFGWLRATIAPFLVIILTIPLIVITVLLLIVAIAMPRVISHLSNRQYSMLEMRRGGSWYGSLFYSLVTTIVCLIVMIVTLPLWLIPPFFALIPPLLWGWLTYRVMTYDALALHATVEERRALVRSHRLPLLVIGVVSGLLGSLPTAIWAVSAWLLLFFPIFAAVTIWIYAFILVFTALWFGHYCLRALQRMRAHEVQQASGDVTIVH, encoded by the coding sequence ATGAATGATCTGCTGCGCTCGTTCGGACGCGCGCTCGCGAGCGTGTTCCATCCCGCCATGCTGCTTCTCACCTTCGTGCCATTTCTCGTGGCGGCGGCGGTGTGGGGCGCCGTGCTCTATGTGTTCTGGCAGCCGCTGCTCGACCTCATGCGCGGCGCGCTCGCGAACTGGTCGTCGACGGCCTACCTCTACCATCTCTTCGACGCACTCGGCTTCGGCTGGCTGCGCGCGACGATCGCGCCGTTTCTGGTCATCATCCTGACGATTCCGCTCATTGTGATCACGGTGCTGCTGCTGATCGTCGCGATTGCGATGCCGCGCGTGATAAGCCATCTTTCGAATCGCCAATATTCGATGCTCGAGATGCGGCGCGGCGGCAGCTGGTACGGCAGTCTTTTCTATTCGCTCGTCACGACGATCGTCTGCCTGATCGTGATGATCGTGACGCTGCCGCTCTGGCTCATCCCCCCGTTCTTTGCGCTCATTCCGCCGCTGCTGTGGGGCTGGCTCACGTACCGTGTGATGACCTACGATGCGCTCGCGCTGCACGCAACCGTCGAGGAGCGCCGCGCGCTGGTGCGCAGCCACCGCCTGCCGCTACTTGTGATCGGCGTGGTGAGCGGGTTGCTCGGCTCGCTGCCTACGGCGATCTGGGCGGTCTCCGCGTGGCTGCTGCTGTTCTTTCCGATATTCGCGGCGGTGACGATCTGGATTTATGCGTTCATTCTGGTGTTCACGGCGCTCTGGTTCGGACACTACTGTCTGCGCGCGCTTCAGCGCATGCGTGCGCACGAAGTGCAGCAGGCGTCCGGAGACGTGACGATCGTGCACTAA
- a CDS encoding competence/damage-inducible protein A — translation MAFGVIIIGDEILSGRRSDKHLPKVIELLGARGLSLEWAQYVGDDPERITETLRRSFASGDIVFSTGGIGATPDDHTRQCAAAALGVPLALHPEAKAAISERIRDMHTGADPVNYQSPENLHRFQMGTFPQGCEIIPNGYNKIPGFSIREHYFVPGFPVMAWPMIEWVLDTKYAHLHHQTPHAEKSLLVFELPESTLTPLMERIERDFAGVRVFSLPSVGDTERGGIYARRHIDLGVKGEPEAVAAAFVKLREGVHELGGDVVEPAVPDEGAPDRERRSGPRAGF, via the coding sequence ATGGCATTTGGCGTCATCATCATCGGCGACGAGATTCTTTCGGGGCGCCGCTCCGACAAGCATCTGCCGAAGGTCATCGAACTGCTCGGCGCGCGCGGCCTCTCGCTCGAGTGGGCCCAGTACGTGGGCGACGACCCCGAGCGCATCACCGAAACGCTGCGGCGCTCGTTCGCTTCGGGCGACATCGTATTCTCGACGGGCGGCATCGGTGCGACGCCGGACGACCACACGCGCCAGTGCGCGGCCGCGGCGCTAGGCGTGCCGCTCGCGTTGCATCCGGAAGCCAAGGCGGCGATCAGTGAGCGTATTCGCGACATGCACACGGGCGCCGACCCCGTGAACTACCAGTCGCCCGAGAATCTGCATCGTTTCCAGATGGGCACGTTCCCGCAGGGGTGCGAGATCATCCCGAACGGCTATAACAAGATTCCGGGCTTTTCGATTCGCGAACACTACTTCGTGCCGGGCTTCCCCGTGATGGCCTGGCCGATGATCGAGTGGGTGCTCGACACGAAATACGCGCACCTGCATCACCAGACGCCGCACGCCGAGAAGTCGCTGCTCGTATTCGAGTTGCCGGAGTCGACGCTCACGCCGCTCATGGAGCGTATCGAGCGCGATTTTGCGGGCGTGAGAGTCTTCAGCCTGCCGAGCGTGGGCGATACCGAGCGCGGCGGCATTTACGCGCGCCGGCACATCGATCTGGGCGTGAAGGGCGAGCCCGAAGCCGTGGCGGCCGCCTTCGTGAAGCTGCGCGAAGGCGTGCACGAGCTGGGCGGCGATGTGGTCGAGCCGGCGGTGCCGGACGAGGGCGCGCCCGATCGCGAGCGCCGCAGCGGGCCGCGCGCCGGCTTCTGA
- a CDS encoding rhodanese-like domain-containing protein: MSTLEQLYAQAEKRRVENQLPYAGAVSPAEAFELLQLDPRARLVDVRTRAELDWVGRPVVGDGQYSHVEWTRYPGGVPNAEFLTQLKSAVQADAPVLFLCRSAARSKLAAIEAAKAGFTRAYDLLEGFEGDKDGQGHRKTVTGWCFRGLPWIGA; encoded by the coding sequence ATGAGTACGCTCGAACAGTTGTACGCCCAGGCCGAGAAGCGCCGCGTCGAGAACCAGCTGCCCTACGCGGGCGCGGTATCGCCCGCAGAGGCATTCGAGCTTCTGCAGCTCGACCCGCGTGCGCGCCTCGTCGACGTTCGCACGCGCGCTGAACTCGACTGGGTCGGCCGCCCCGTTGTGGGCGACGGCCAGTATTCGCACGTCGAATGGACCCGCTATCCGGGCGGCGTGCCCAACGCCGAGTTCCTCACCCAGCTCAAGAGCGCCGTGCAAGCCGACGCGCCTGTGCTGTTCCTGTGCCGCAGCGCCGCGCGCTCCAAGCTCGCCGCCATCGAAGCCGCAAAAGCCGGCTTCACCAGGGCCTATGACCTGCTCGAAGGTTTCGAGGGCGACAAGGACGGCCAGGGACACCGCAAAACCGTCACAGGCTGGTGCTTCCGGGGCCTGCCGTGGATCGGCGCCTAA